One window of Leptotrichia shahii genomic DNA carries:
- the relB gene encoding type II toxin-antitoxin system RelB family antitoxin codes for MASISLKVSDMEKKFLQSMAQFEGVTLSELIKSKVFDSLEDEYDAKIADLRLSEYESYLKNGGEVLKWEEV; via the coding sequence ATGGCTTCTATAAGTTTAAAAGTGTCTGATATGGAAAAAAAATTTTTGCAAAGTATGGCACAATTTGAAGGTGTTACATTGTCAGAGTTAATAAAATCAAAAGTGTTTGACTCACTGGAAGATGAATATGATGCCAAAATAGCAGATTTACGATTATCAGAATATGAAAGCTATTTGAAAAATGGAGGAGAAGTTTTAAAATGGGAAGAAGTGTAA
- a CDS encoding type II toxin-antitoxin system RelE family toxin has product MGRSVKYKIIPTPHFVKDFNKLDEFVKKRIKIYLENIAEDPRSKGKMLKANRKGQWRYRIGDYRVIVNIQDENLVILALEVGHRKNICNS; this is encoded by the coding sequence ATGGGAAGAAGTGTAAAATATAAAATAATCCCAACTCCACATTTCGTAAAAGATTTTAACAAACTGGATGAATTTGTAAAAAAAAGAATAAAAATTTATTTAGAAAATATTGCAGAAGATCCACGCAGTAAAGGAAAAATGTTGAAAGCAAATAGAAAAGGACAATGGAGATACAGAATAGGAGATTACAGAGTTATTGTAAATATTCAAGATGAGAACTTAGTAATATTAGCACTAGAAGTAGGACATAGAAAAAATATTTGTAATAGTTAA
- a CDS encoding replication initiation protein, producing MNEVVKYNNNFNNISLRNFNANELDILMAICSRMKEKGEEEITFHFDKLKKLVNYSDNTSATFIKDLESTYDKLISIKLKVGDERRFIKFVLFTRYSVDVDEKTVEIAVNKEFAWVLNELNVTFTAFELKEFISLKSSYAKEFYRRMKQFKSTGKWNISLEDFKRIMDVPVNYRMCDIDVWVLKPIQKELGDKFKLKIKKIYSKKSRGRPSVSGFEFTFSKEKYQAEETSKTKNRKEVKTPSDFFIHRKIRMMDGVTGMFNTLTIKSINEQKNGMVVVKIQNVDDFYEQEFAFNSMEHFENWFRKYVI from the coding sequence ATGAATGAAGTTGTAAAATACAATAATAATTTTAATAACATAAGTCTTCGTAATTTTAATGCCAATGAACTTGATATTTTGATGGCAATTTGTAGCAGAATGAAAGAAAAAGGTGAAGAGGAGATAACTTTTCATTTTGATAAGCTGAAAAAACTTGTTAATTATTCTGATAATACATCAGCAACTTTTATAAAAGATCTTGAAAGCACTTATGATAAATTAATCAGTATTAAGCTGAAAGTTGGAGATGAAAGACGCTTTATAAAATTTGTGCTGTTTACTCGATATTCAGTTGATGTGGACGAAAAGACAGTTGAGATAGCAGTTAATAAAGAATTTGCTTGGGTTCTAAATGAATTGAATGTTACTTTTACAGCATTTGAATTAAAAGAGTTTATCAGTTTAAAATCAAGTTATGCAAAAGAATTTTATCGAAGAATGAAACAGTTTAAGTCTACTGGAAAATGGAATATATCACTTGAAGATTTTAAAAGAATAATGGATGTTCCTGTGAACTATAGAATGTGTGATATTGATGTTTGGGTTTTAAAGCCAATACAAAAAGAACTTGGGGATAAGTTTAAATTAAAAATCAAAAAAATATACAGCAAGAAATCAAGAGGTCGTCCAAGCGTTTCAGGATTTGAATTTACTTTTTCAAAAGAAAAATATCAAGCTGAAGAAACTTCTAAAACGAAAAACAGAAAAGAAGTAAAGACACCTTCTGATTTTTTCATTCACCGAAAAATCAGAATGATGGATGGAGTAACTGGAATGTTTAACACCTTGACAATAAAATCAATAAATGAACAAAAGAATGGAATGGTAGTTGTTAAAATTCAAAATGTTGACGACTTTTATGAGCAGGAGTTTGCTTTTAACAGTATGGAACATTTTGAAAACTGGTTCAGGAAATATGTGATATAA
- a CDS encoding plasmid mobilization protein — protein sequence MCPTFWVHSRNHQLKIYLSGEEKELFNEKMKLAKCRTMSHFIRKCMLEKEIYEVDLEPFRDLQGLLSNVTNSLNQIAKRVNQTGIIYRDDIEDMKKSIEKFSKELWDIHSLLLGRAR from the coding sequence ATTTGTCCAACATTTTGGGTACACTCCAGGAATCATCAGTTGAAGATTTATCTAAGCGGAGAAGAAAAGGAACTTTTCAATGAAAAAATGAAGCTTGCAAAATGCAGAACGATGAGCCATTTTATTCGCAAATGTATGTTGGAAAAAGAGATTTACGAAGTGGATTTAGAACCTTTCAGAGATCTGCAAGGCTTGTTGTCCAATGTAACGAATAGCCTAAATCAGATTGCAAAAAGAGTGAATCAAACGGGAATTATCTACCGAGATGACATTGAAGATATGAAGAAATCCATTGAGAAATTTTCGAAGGAGCTGTGGGATATTCATTCGCTGCTTCTAGGAAGGGCGAGATAG